In the Panthera leo isolate Ple1 chromosome C2, P.leo_Ple1_pat1.1, whole genome shotgun sequence genome, GAGCACCTTTTCAGCTGAGTATTACCCATAGTAAATACATTAACATATGCAGTTCATTGAATCTCGGCTGCTTAGTTTTTCTGTAATCTCtcttgaaaagcaaaaataaatttaagaaacttcataaagtatctttaaatttttccaaGAAGTACCATTGTATCTTGTGTAAAACCAAGGTATGGTGTATTCTCAAAGGCAGAGAAAATTATTTGATTGTAAACTTTTCTTCATACATGCTTTGAGAGTGCTAATTTAATGAAATACATGATTCATAACAAAGTATGTTGTGGCGGCGAGGATCGTTCATGCACTAAAGagttgaagaaattatttttttggtacTTTCAGCAAATCTTGAAGGAACCCAAAATGGCTGCTTCCATTATGAATCCCTATGTGAAGCGTTCCGTGAAAGTGAAAAGCCTAAACGACATGACAGCAAAAGAGAGGTTCTCTCCCCTCACATGCAACCTGATCAGTAAGTATTAGATCTTTTCTACTGAAAATCTTGCCACTGGAAGTGTGGTCCGTGGACCAGGAACGTCAGCATCACCTACCTGCCTTTTGGCCGCGATCTAAGGACTTAGCCAACCTAATAAATCAACCTACTGCATTTAACTAGCTCCCCAAGTGAATTGTTTGTGAGTTAAAGTTTGAAGAGCACTGTCTAAAGGATATGACCGTGTAACGAAGTAATTGCAGTCACTACTTTTCAACCCATGGAGAAGACAGATAGGATTCATAGCAAGGAAACGGTGTGTAACCAGTGGCTGTATCTCTGTCCTCAAAGACATTTGCATTGTTTGGTACATTAGGCTTGCTTTTCAAGTCCCATGGCCAACCCAGAATACATGTTCCAAAGAACATGTATTCGTGGCATCATCTTTGAATATAGATAATATGTTAATTTGGGGATTTGTAGCCAAACATTGGAATCTAACCTGAAATATGAAAATCAGGTTGCAGGCCATGGTCAGGAAATCGCTTGGAGATCTGTAAGGCCTCCCCACACACCCGGCTATTTTAAATGCTTGTCAGTGCTgggtttttttaaacactgaatatactttttaaataccaAGGACCATCTTCTTCATTCACATTCTTAAAGGACATTGAATATAGCATTCTAAGGCCACAAATCTAAGTTTGCTTTTGAGGTGAATATAATACCTCGTGAATAACctaggggtttttgttttgttttgttttgttttgttttgttttgttagaatAGTATACTAACatacaaatataatttgttgtcagtttggcttacatacaacacccagtgctcatcccaacaagtgccctcctcaatgcccatcacccactttcccctctcccctacccccaatcaaccttcagtttgttctctgtatttaagagtctcttatggtttgcctccctccctatttgtaactttttttccccttctcttcccccatggtcttctgttaagtttctcaagatccacatatgagtgaaaacatacctttctctgactgacttatctcactcagcatcataccctccagttccatccatgttgctgcaaatggcaggattttattccttcttgttgccaagtagtatttcattgtatatatataccatatcttctttatccactcatcagttgatggacatataggctctttccctaatttggctattgttgaaagtgctgctgtcaACATTGGGGTATGAGcgcccctaggcatcagcactcctgtatccctcgggtaaattcctagcagtgctattgctgggtcatagggtagatctatttttaattttttgaggaacctccacaccgtttgccagagcggctgcaccagtttgcattcccaccaacagtgcaagagggttcccttttctccacatcctctccagcatctatagtctcctgatttgttcattttagccactctgactggcgtgaggtggtatctcagtgtggcttcgacttgtatttccctgatgatgagtgatgttgagcatcgtttcatgtgtctgttgtccatctggatgtcttctttggaaaagtgtctaatGAATAACCTGTTTTGAGTGATTTTGATGTTACTGAGACACCTTCACTTTCCCAGATTTACTTGCTGAAAATGGTCGCTTGAACAACACCCCTGGAGTCGTTTCTGCCTTTTCGACCATGATGAGCGTCCACCGTGGAGAAGTTCCTTGCACAGTGACCACTGCATCCGTAAGTGACAGCTTGTTGCTGCTGTATTTGCTTTGACATCCGTGCATCGCGTTTAGCataacgaaaagaaaaaaaaaaaacaggctaaaATCCAGAAATCGGGAAAGGTGATTGGTCACTTAGGAGGTTTGCTTCACTTCTTACACGGGCTGCCATGAACCTGCACTGTGGAGGGGCCAGTGTGTGTCCCGTTAGTGCCTCCCTACCCGCTGACTGTTCGGAAGGACGAGACTGGACTCAAATGTGTTAGGAAGTAGTGGTTTATGTTCCCTCACAGGTTGGAGTTAGTTCATAAGTAGTCTCCTGAAACTGGACTGTCTAACCTTTGGTGGCAGCGAATGGGAAGGGTGGGAAGGGCAGGCCCTTGTGCAGTTGCTGACGTGGCTGTAATAATAGACCTATATGCCGAGTACTTCGTAATGTATTATTTAATGGCAGCGTTGTATGTGAGGTagaattatccttattttacagatgagtgaaCCCAGGGAagttaagtcatttgcccaaagtGACAAAATAGGGAATCAGGGTTTGAACATGGCCCTCTCTCTCACAAGTACACGTACCTTAAGCTGTGCCACCTCCCCAGAATTCCTTTTGTTGATGTCCTAAGTACGTATTTTCTCCCTACTGTAGTTCAGGCCGCATAGGAAATCAGCCTTGAGGGGCTTACTTACCAGTGGAGGACGGCGGATTTGCTTGGAATACGCAGCACCTGACCTCATCTAGGTTAATATTTCTGGTATTTCAAAGATCCTCTCACTGTCCAAAAGAGCACGGCTTCAGAGAGACATTTTACCCCAGATCATGTATTTGCACGTTTGTAGTTCATGGTCGGTGCCACGAAAGTGCACAACTGACTGCGAATCCTTACAGCTCAGGCATCTGCCCGGGCCCACTGGGCCTGCCCCAGTTCTCGGTGACAGCAGGGCCCAGATGAGGCTTCACCAGGCAGGTCATACCATCCCCGTGGCTGAGCACTGGTATAAATTACGTCATTCAGTGAGTGCAAGgacatgattttttaatttattttttacttttaattaaaaacaatttttttggggggcgcctgggtggctcagtcggttaagcgtccgacttcggctcaggtcatgatctcgcagtatgtgagttcgagccccgcgtcgggctctgtgctgactgctcagagcctggagcctgtttcagattctgtgtctccctctctctctgaccctcccctgttcatgctctgtctctctctgtctcaaaaataaataaaagttaaaaaaaaaaatttcaaaaaaaaaaacaaaaacaattttttttaaaatgtttatttttgagagagagaccgagcgtgagcaggggaggggcagagagagaggaagacacagaatccgaagcaggctccaggctctgagctgtgagcacagagcccgatgtgggactcgaacccacaaaccacgagatcatgacctgagccgaggtcaaacgtttaactgactgagccacccaggcgccccaaggacattatttttttaaggggtgcatatttttgtaaaagttttttaGAACCAACTGTTGCTAGTGCAGCAGTGTTTGATGTTGAAACTCCCGGGTAAATAAGTTTCCactgttcaaaaacaaaaattattcctTGATTAGTGACTAAGGGCACAGTCTGTAGAAATAGATTGATTTCAAATATTGCAGCAACTGGGACCTTAACCACTCTGAACCTGTTCTCTCCTACGGGAAATGGGAATAAGAGCCGCTGGCCGCCCAGAGTTGTCCCGATTAAAGGGGGTGGTGGGTGTGACATGCCAGCACAGACCGGTGCCTGGCACCCGCTAAGCCTCTGAGTGGGAGGTGTGCACATACTTCGGAGCTCTGTAACGTTGGAGGCCTGGCGAATGATGTCTTGATTAAACACCAGTAGACTTTCACACCAGCTCCCCCAAGAGGCGTTAGATCTTTGCGAAGATGGAAAGCCTTATCTGCTAGCTTGTGGACCCTTAggtgtgggggtggagagagaggatttgTGACAAGAGGCCGCTCCTTCAGCCTTTCTCACTCTCCCCTCACCAGGAGTAGGAgttgaggcagagagaacacaGGCTGACCTCTGAGTGCTGGCTCTGTCAGAGTCAAGTGCAGAGCCATGCGCCCCCAGGCGTTCCCCGTGAGGCTCGGAGTGCAGCATGCTTCTAGAAGCTCCTGGGAACCAGAGGTCTTAGAGATGCTAGAACCGGGTCAGATTGCAGCTTTCCATCCAAGGACATAGTGGCCTCCTGCCATGCCCACAGGGCTGCACGGGAGAGGCCTGTGTCATCAGGCATCATTAACTTCAGTATTGGGGGGGGGTTCTTCCTCAGTCCTGTCTAAGTCGTACCACTGATACCAGGGAGCAGAGACGGGGAGGGAGTGGCATTTATGGGCATCAGTGACCCGCCCAGTGAGCTCGCCGAGGTGTTCTTGTGGGACGGGACATTGGCATGTTCCCGGCACACCAGGAGTAACTTGTGAGTAACTTGCGCTGCAGCTCCTGGAAGGGCCCAGAGACCACACAGGAATTCACGAGGCCTGTCGTGCTGATGTGTGCCGGGGGTATTTTCTTCCTGAGCTTTTCCGTGGAAAGTTCTGTTCTGCTTTATCTACTTAATTAAAGGatggttttgtcctttttttagcCTTTAGATGAACCCACTCTTGCTGAATTAAAAACAGTCCTGAAGAGCTTCCTAAGTAAAGGCCAAGTATTGAAATTGGAGGTTAAGGTAGGTTTTTAATTATGTATGGTGTGTTTCCTCAGGTTCTTTGACACTGTTGAGTGGCTGTAGAAACTGAAAAATCTCACCAAATACTAAATTGTTTCTAATGGAAATTTTATGTTCTCAATTTAAATGATTATGGATTCCATTCACaatctgacttcttttttctAGACATAATGATAACATCTTACATTTGTACAGCATGTAGacttttcaaagtactttttcatctttctgttcGATCAATGAAATGTCAATGCTTTTCCACATTTCCAACCTATTTTCTTTCCTAGATTGATCCGTCCATCATGGGTGGAATGATTGTCCGTATTGGAGAGAAATATGCTGATATGTCTGCGAAAACCAAGATTCAGAAGCTGAGCAGGGCCATGCGGGAGATTTTCTGAAAGTGTTGATTTTCTGTCCGTGAAAATCCCTAAACTTGTAGCAACAATAAAATGCTTCCTGAACGGAACATATACTGTTTACTATCTTTTTTGAAGTGGAAATACAGAGAAccttattttctatctttctttcagAATCCGCCCAGCTAAAAGGTTAGAAGCCCCGTTGGTTGGAAGATTTTAGTTTGTGTAGATTACTCTTAGGAATTTATGGAAGCTTGTGTCATTAGGAAGAactgttaacatttattgaggccTTTATTGCAGGCACCATTAAGTCCTTAATGTGTCTTACTTCACGACCTTGGCCTCTGGCCACAGAGCCCGGGGAGGGGCTGACCCTGTGGGCGGAGTTGATGCCAACAACCAGGCCAGTTACCTCCCTGGAGTTTTAGTTGTCAGTGCCCATGTCCAGTCACAGATCCTGAAAGcgggcctccctgcccccaggaccTGTGCTGGTCAAGACATTGGCAGCTGCCCCTCGCCATCCTGCTTCGTGCTTCTTAACAGCTTCCGCGGCACGTGGACCCACGCCTGTTGCCGTGCCCCGAGGTCCAGCGTCAGCCAGGTGAGTGCGTGTGTTTAAGGTACTGCAGACAGGGCCAGCTTGTCCCATCTGACCATTCTAACAAGTTCTTAAGTCCTGTGCATCTTGTTTTAAACCCAAAGTGATCCGTCTTAACAGTCCTGCCCTTCATCTTCTAGTAAATATGAAGGCAGTGACGCTCTGTATAAAGGCTCTCAGATAGATTCTGGCTAAAAAGCGGTCTTCATTCTGGAATCTACTAGAAGAACGTCATTAATCTAACAAGGATtcgttccctccctcccactgggGGCAGAGGTCTGGATCAGAGCTGCGCACTCAGCAGAGGGCAGCAGGATAGCTGTCCCGACCCCTGTGAATGTCCTCACAACCGAGGACTGGCCAGGAGCTTCGGCCGGGATAGGAAGTCGGGACGTTCCCCCTGCCGCAGACAGCTGTGCCGGCAGTGGCCGCACCGCTCTGGCTGAACTGCCCGTTGGTCCTGCTGATTCTCCCAAGACCTTTCCGGCCAACCGGCAGACGGGCAGCGGAGTCCCGTTCCCACAGGCTGGGCCCAGACAAAAGGCAGTAACCCTTCCGCTTCTCTGATAATCAGCTGATCTGCGAGGGTGGCCTGAAGGCATTTCTCCGAGACTCCCGCTCTGCGTGTGGCCACTGCACTTCGGGTTGTGAAGTACATCCCGACGGACTGGAACCTTGGGAGTACCCGGTACCGGCCAGGCACGGCGATACTCACTACGCCCACACCACCGGAAAGTTCCGTAAGTAAGGGGACGTGACGCCATCTACAGGGAAGTTTGTGATGTCGACTCCGGCTGCTCTGCACCCTGGGAAGGTAGACGGGCGGCTAGGAATGTGCCCTGGAGCCCCCCAGAGGGTGTGGGTGCAAGCCCGCTCTGCTGCTTCCCACGGGTGGGGCGCCCCGTCTCCTCCACGCCTGGCTTTCGTCCCCTGTAGACGGAAGCGGTCATGCTCACTTCCAGAGGGGCCGCAACAGGGAAGCAAGAGCACGAGCCAGTGCGGGGAGGCAGAGGCGGAAGGGTGGCAGTAAACATTGATTACTGGCTCCGTGGCCTGCCACTTCCCTGGGTCGTGTGACCCCAAGGATTGCTGAAACGCAGCACCCACCTGACACATTATGGTCACGTGGCAAAGTCCCTCCGGTACTGCCTGCAGAAATCTGTCCTCAGGGTTTGTCCAGCACTCCCGGTCCCTAATAGGCCATTAGGATGACTCCTGCTCCATTGGtcctccaggaaggcctcccCTAGTAAAATACGCTGATCCTGACAGACCCCCCTCCCAGATAGGATGCTGCTTTTGAGGCCACTTCGTGTATCTTGACGCTTTATAACAACTCTGTGATACAGGTGGAGCAGAGATACCGCCTGAGGAGAGAGATTGAGGGGCCCTCGCGTTTGCTCAGTGTCACATGCTCGACCGGCTGTTGGATCACGTCCCTGAGCCCCGTCTGCCTTCATCCTAGCTTGCCTCCTGCCTCCAGCCAGCCCGACACCGCACCAGACGGCATCCCACACACGTGAATCACCGTAAAACCACAAGCTTCTAAGACACCGGACGACTGATGGACAAAATATCTTTGGGAGCGGGGTACCCCGGGGGGTtcgctcagttaagcgtccaactcgtgattttggctcaggtcgtgatctcatggttcatgagatcaagctccatgtcaggctgtgtgctgacaacatggagcctgcttgggactctgtccctctcccactcatgctctttctctctctctaactaagtaaacacacttaaaaacaaGTCAAGTTGTGGATAAATATATAGctgatttaaaagaaagcaatcaaCAAAAGTGAAAAGTTTTCTATAAATTATGTAATTGAACATTGCCTTGTACAAGGGAAGTGCTTGGTGTGTTTTAGTTATTAATGTAAGAAcatctaacacacacacacacacacatgcacacagagcaAGAAAATACAGGAATAATGAgcatcaaaatgttaacatttatttttgtgtggaaGAGTATCTCCActaattgattttatttccttcgtATTTTTCTGAGCTTGCTGAATTTTCTGCATTAACAAATATTACTTCtataattaggaaaaaacaataaatattctagaataaaatatttcctactAAATTTGGTTCAAGAGGTACCTACTCAACATGCTTTATATCAGCAATTCCTTCCACTCTCTGAGCTGTGCAACGGGACCGTGTCGATCACAGAGACAATGAGTTGTAGTTTGGAAAAGCACTATTTTCTTGGTttataatgattttaatttttgaaacttcAAATAATAACCAAGAAAAGCACAGGGTTTTTATGTTTACCAAAAATGGGACctactgatttaaaaatagggcAAAGACATGCTATTTTATTGTGAAGATGTTTTTTAAGGTCCTATAACAATTCAACTGGAGTTCAAGCCAACCCAAGAActttaatgtctatttagtttggggtgggggggggggggggcagagagaggaagacacagaatccaaagcaggctccgggctctgagctgtgtgcaCGGAGTCTgatacaggacttgaactcacaaaccacaaaatcatgacctgagctgaagtgagatgcttaaccgggTCACCCAGGCCCCACGACCTCGGAACTTTAACACTGGTTCACATTCAGAGAAATCAGTGATGAAATAGGAATTTTGCCTTAAAACCAGATCAGAAGAAAATGCCATAAATCATCCCCTAAAATTCAGGTAACAGTAAAATTCGGTGTTGGGTCTGCCAATGGCGCCCAGGGTTACGACTCAGGGTTGTGAACACGCAGCGTTGTCTGCGTCGGAAACTTCGCGGAAAGCCAGAGCAATCCTCGGAATGTCCTGGTAAGACAAGCTGAGCTGTGTGCTCACCCCTCAGCACCCCTGGCATTTCTGCTGCCACCGCTCAAAACTGCTCAAGTTCTCGGAAGGAGTCGGTACCGGGAGATGCATTTCTACCTGGAACCAACATTTGTGTGCAGAAAGCGTGGGAAGGGTGGTGGGTTTGGTCCGCTCAGTTGTCCTTCCACAACTCCAGCCTTCCCCGTGGGAGAAGGAAGCACACAGGAAGGGGAGCCATTGGCCGGGCTCTCTGTTTCCTGCCTgctcagaagggaggtggggcagaaagaACCCGAAACAATCCACCGGAACAGGGTTGGCTTTCTCGTTTTATTCATGAACCATGTGAATTGAAACCATACAGGTCAAAATGAACAAAGAGCTGTTTTGAAGAGATTGTTCTTTTTAGGGTCAAGAAACACAGGAATAGCCATCTGCACTGGTGTCACTACTgggttaagaaaaacaaaatcagttacCATAATCTGAATCAGTAAAATGTAACGTTTCATACATAATAAGGTGCCAAAAGGAACACTCGACCAGGAGAACTAACCTCAGcttcttttaaacaaacaaaaaaagcaacctAATGTCTTGGCCCTGCTTCATCAAATCTTAGACGAATACATAATTCTACAATTTATAATAGACTCTAATAATTTTTAGAGCTCCATTGACGTTACATATCAGACAATATAGTCTCCCTTTTATGGAAAATTAACGAGTACCATTATTTGGCAACAGAAGTATATTACAGTCAACAGGACATCCAtggcgggggtgaggggtggcTGAGTCCCACCCCCGGGGAAGGGTTGTGAGGGAAGCAATATGCCACCAGCAGTGGGACCCATTTGTCACGAGGGACTCGTGTCAGACTGATACATTCTTTTCCAAACAGGTAAAGGCTAGCTGGAGTGGCCTGCAGGCACTGCTGGGTAGGACCCCCAGGCTCTGGCTTTCCCTGTCCCCAAAGTTTTCTGAACTACGGCCCGAGGAGCAGTTGACTGGCTAACTCATTCCCACTCAGCCCTGTTGCTACCCCAGCCAAGAGGGCACGGCGCTAAGAAAGGTCAACACCTATGCTGGGCGGATGGACCAGAGCTGGTCCAGTTCTGACGAGCTGGCCTGAGatgcccagccccctgcccccaggctgaGCTTGAACAAGGAGATCTCCGAACGGCTCCATCTTTGGGAAGAAAGTCAGTTACATCCACCAGGACAGCTCCTCAAGGTGATTTGCAGATTCCTCGTATGCCTCAACAGATTCCAGGAAGCTCCCAGAAATCACAGCTTCCCACCCTGGAAGTCCAGGAATCACTTGGACTCCAATGTTCACCGATCTCAGGCTTATCAAAAAGGAACTTCCACTGCTGGTTATCAGCAAGAGGCACATAGCTAACCGttgaaagaaatgttgaaaaccCGGCGCTCACACTCCCCACGAGTCCCTGCAAGCCATCGGCCC is a window encoding:
- the ATP5PO gene encoding ATP synthase subunit O, mitochondrial; this translates as MASCAVSGLSRQVRCFSTSVVRPFAKLVRPPVQIYGIEGRYATALYSAASKQNKLEQVEKELLRVAQILKEPKMAASIMNPYVKRSVKVKSLNDMTAKERFSPLTCNLINLLAENGRLNNTPGVVSAFSTMMSVHRGEVPCTVTTASPLDEPTLAELKTVLKSFLSKGQVLKLEVKIDPSIMGGMIVRIGEKYADMSAKTKIQKLSRAMREIF